Proteins found in one Tamandua tetradactyla isolate mTamTet1 chromosome 3, mTamTet1.pri, whole genome shotgun sequence genomic segment:
- the LOC143677396 gene encoding low-density lipoprotein receptor-related protein 5-like protein has translation MYWIDDEVRAIRQARLDGSGVQMQVNTEVTDPDGLEVDWVSCNLYWSNTSTNCIEIMYLNGTSLKILVSEDLDEPPPHHRGAPMVG, from the coding sequence ATGTACTGGATAGATGATGAGGTACGGGCCATCCGCCAGGCCCGCTTGGACGGGTCAGGGGTACAGATGCAGGTCAACACGGAGGTCACCGACCCCGACGGCCTTGAGGTGGACTGGGTGTCCTGCAACCTCTACTGGAGTAACACGAGCACCAACTGCATCGAGATCATGTACCTCAACGGCACCTCCCTCAAGATCCTGGTGTCTGAGGACCTGGACgagccccccccccaccatcGTGGTGCACCCATGGTTGGGTAA
- the LOC143675661 gene encoding LOW QUALITY PROTEIN: uncharacterized protein LOC143675661 (The sequence of the model RefSeq protein was modified relative to this genomic sequence to represent the inferred CDS: substituted 3 bases at 3 genomic stop codons), producing the protein MQEGKLYWGVAKTDNIELVAISVVCQCWRALFPSMSPGRLLGGVSLESKKLLNAYIPFHLEQGEEFCREGTGFFQYXSSGKKSGPKIKEMLSVQHNCRKDTLTIMSLKQSFYIKKNGIIYSELPEDFTXTLRVNQQVLTSSGKKSYHNNLIGKTLSDQSSLSKQKQICTRNKPSECHQISKSFTQKSSLTHAMNLTLEKNHMNTEFTLYSSKRQHVRTHTGEKRYECHVCGKAFIHCSVFREHERSHTGEKPYECHLCGKAFSRCSNLRQHETSHTGQKPYEHHLCGKASFQSSNLRQHETSHTGQKPYEXHLCGKAFSRSSNLRQHETSHTGEKPYERHLCGKAFLRSSNLRQHEQSHTGEKPYKCHLCGKAFSWSSNLRQHETSHTGQKPYKCHLCGKAFSRSSNLRQHEQSHTGEKPYKCHLCGKAFSRSSNLRHHETSHTGEKPYECHLCGKAFSRSSNLRQHEQSHTGEKPYKCHLCGKAFSRSSILRQHEQSHTGEKPYECHLCGKAFSHFCQLRVHERTHTGEKPYECHLCGKDLSCYTYLIQHMRTHMEEMPYECQRCGKAFTHCSSLSHHERTHMGETPYKCHLCRKAFARCSALREHERIHTGE; encoded by the exons ATGCAGGAGGGAAAGCTTTACTGGGGAGTTGCCAAAACGGACAATATCGAG CTGGTGGCCATCAGTGTTGTCTGCCAGTGCTGGAGGGCCCTCTTCCCGTCCATGAGCCCTGGGCGCCTTTTGGGAGGTGTGTCTCTGGAGTCCAAGAAGCTACTAAATGCAT ATATACCTTTCCACTTGGAGCAAGGAGAGGAATTCTGCAGAGAAGGAACTGGATTTTTCCAATACTAGAGTTCAGGCAAGAAAAGTGgtcctaaaataaaagaaatgctaTCTGTGCAACATAACTGCAGGAAAGACACATTGACCATCATGTCACTGAAGCAGAgtttctacattaaaaagaatGGCATTATATATAGTGAATTGCCAGAAGATTTTACTTGAACACTCAGAGTCAATCAACAGGTGTTAACATCCAGTGGAAAGAAATCATACCACAACAATCTCATTGGAAAAACCCTCAGTGACCAGTCATCTCTTagtaaacaaaagcaaatatgCACCAGAAATAAGCCATCTGAATGTCATCAAATTAGTAAATCTTTTACTCAAAAATCTAGCCTTACACATGCAATGAATCTGACACTGGAAAAAAACCATATGAATACAGAATTCACTCTGTATTCTTCCAAAAGACAACATgtgagaactcacactggagagaaaagaTATGAATGCCatgtatgtggaaaagccttcatcCATTGTTCTGTGTTTAGAGAACATGAGAGGagtcacactggagagaaaccctacgaATGTcacctatgtgggaaagccttctccCGGTGTTCTAACCTGAGACAACATGAGACATCCCACACTGGACAGAAACCATACGAACAccatctatgtggaaaagcctcCTTCCAGTCTTCTAACCTGAGACAACATGAGACATCCCACACTGGACAGAAACCATACGAATgacatctatgtgggaaagccttctccCGGTCTTCTAACCTGAGACAACATGAGACAtcccacactggagagaaaccatacgaacgccatctatgtgggaaagccttcctCCGATCTTCTAACCTGAGACAACATGAGCAATCCCACACCGGAGAGAAACCATAcaaatgccatctatgtgggaaagccttctccTGGTCTTCTAACCTGAGACAACATGAGACATCCCACACTGGACAGAAACCATAcaaatgccatctatgtgggaaagccttctccCGGTCTTCTAACCTGAGACAACATGAGCAAtcccacactggagagaaaccatacaaatgccatctatgtgggaaagccttctccCGATCTTCTAACCTGAGACACCATGAGACAtcccacactggagagaaaccatacgaatgccatctatgtgggaaagccttctccCGGTCTTCTAACCTGAGACAACATGAGCAAtcccacactggagagaaaccatacaaATGCCATCtctgtgggaaagccttctccCGGTCTTCTATCCTGAGACAACATGAGCAAtcccacactggagagaaaccatatgaatgccatctatgtgggaaagccttctctCATTTTTGTCAACTTAGAgtacatgagagaactcacactggagagaaaccatatgaatgccaccTTTGTGGGAAAGATTTATCTTGCTATACTTACCTGATACAGCATATGAGAACTCACATGGAAGAGATGCCATATGAATGCCAGcgatgtgggaaagccttcactcattgTTCTTCCCTGAGTCATCATGAGAGAACTCACATGGGAGAGACACCATACAAATGCCATCTTTGCAGGAAAGCCTTTGCTCGATGTTCTGCCCTGagagaacatgagagaattcacactggagagtgA